A region of candidate division KSB1 bacterium DNA encodes the following proteins:
- a CDS encoding BamA/TamA family outer membrane protein produces the protein MELEFKINIQNPIVMSLLIPVGFFISICPINVLGQHYQDEEKKIKYLNFSFHGNKVYNNRQIRELLNLPKSVKNSNQNDNLGQTKIQFENNLQKLLSAYQSEGFLAAKVDSIFWPGKSKKRQTVEIYFSEGEPFTINQLLIIGNSAFSKQQIKQFMRASPGVIFKSQQLAVDVQEIIARYAAEGYLLVNVEIQKIDIRFQDGVVDILLVIKEGKPIVLKRVEITGNTNTQNKVILRELGFNKNEILTSRKISKISEKIKRLKYLELTEQPKLTFSPDSSAILLLSVREKNSSQFDGILGFNPKQGNQNEYLSGQVKINFENLLGTGRSFRAYWAKQNANTQSLQLNYEEPWLGGQPIHGRINLEQTVQDTTFVRRNWQMGLRVFVLEDIAVVAQIGRESVLPDSIGRAVYQLPRSLADRLRLQVSMDNRNHPWNPTAGLLYETSVDFLKKRIEPLIPGESGQKINFHRLSFDLEFYQKLFGRNVLMAGFHGKLVKMNGFSIPIDELFRLGGASDLRGYRDDQFMGEKIAWANLEYRLLLDRTSRLTMFLDLGYIERGNNSGTLDKIYKSGYGFGLWTQTDLGIIGFDFALGEGDSFSQGKVHIRLINVF, from the coding sequence ATGGAACTTGAGTTCAAAATTAATATCCAAAATCCTATCGTGATGAGCCTGTTGATCCCAGTAGGATTTTTCATAAGTATCTGTCCTATAAATGTTTTGGGCCAACACTATCAAGATGAAGAAAAAAAAATAAAATATTTAAACTTTTCCTTTCATGGCAATAAGGTTTACAATAATCGGCAAATTAGAGAATTGCTGAATTTACCCAAAAGTGTTAAAAATTCTAATCAGAATGATAACCTCGGACAAACAAAAATACAATTCGAAAACAATTTACAAAAGCTGTTGTCAGCATACCAAAGTGAGGGCTTTCTCGCCGCTAAAGTTGACTCGATATTTTGGCCGGGTAAAAGTAAAAAACGTCAGACCGTAGAAATATATTTTTCAGAGGGTGAACCGTTCACTATTAACCAATTGCTGATCATCGGAAATTCGGCCTTTTCGAAACAGCAAATCAAACAATTTATGAGGGCAAGTCCAGGTGTAATTTTTAAGAGTCAGCAATTGGCGGTGGATGTGCAGGAAATAATAGCACGCTATGCTGCCGAAGGATATTTGTTGGTCAATGTGGAAATTCAAAAAATAGATATTCGTTTTCAGGATGGCGTAGTTGACATTTTGTTAGTAATCAAGGAAGGAAAACCCATCGTTCTGAAAAGAGTTGAAATTACCGGCAATACGAATACACAAAATAAAGTCATCTTACGAGAGTTGGGATTCAATAAGAATGAAATTCTAACAAGCAGAAAAATATCTAAGATCAGTGAAAAAATAAAAAGGTTGAAGTATTTGGAATTAACGGAACAGCCGAAGCTTACTTTTTCTCCTGACTCTTCAGCAATCCTTTTGCTCTCAGTCCGAGAGAAAAACAGTTCACAATTCGATGGCATTTTAGGATTTAATCCAAAACAAGGTAACCAGAATGAATATTTATCCGGCCAGGTTAAAATTAATTTTGAGAATTTATTGGGTACAGGCCGGTCTTTCCGGGCTTATTGGGCTAAACAGAATGCTAACACCCAGAGCCTGCAATTGAACTACGAAGAACCCTGGTTGGGTGGACAGCCAATTCACGGTAGAATTAACCTGGAGCAAACTGTTCAAGACACTACTTTTGTGCGTAGAAACTGGCAGATGGGTTTACGGGTTTTTGTTTTGGAGGATATTGCCGTTGTTGCTCAAATTGGCAGAGAAAGTGTGTTGCCGGATTCTATCGGGCGAGCTGTTTACCAATTACCCAGGAGTCTGGCAGATAGGCTGCGTTTACAAGTCTCAATGGATAATAGAAATCATCCATGGAATCCGACGGCTGGGTTGTTGTATGAAACAAGTGTCGATTTCCTTAAAAAACGAATTGAGCCATTAATTCCCGGCGAAAGTGGGCAAAAGATAAACTTTCACCGTTTAAGCTTTGACCTGGAATTTTATCAAAAACTATTTGGCAGAAATGTTTTGATGGCTGGATTTCATGGGAAACTGGTCAAAATGAATGGATTTAGTATACCTATTGATGAGCTGTTTCGATTGGGTGGGGCAAGTGATCTTCGTGGTTATCGCGACGATCAATTCATGGGTGAAAAAATCGCATGGGCTAATCTGGAGTATCGATTGCTTTTGGATAGAACATCACGGCTTACAATGTTTTTGGACTTAGGATATATCGAGCGAGGTAACAATTCCGGAACTTTGGACAAAATTTACAAATCGGGTTATGGTTTTGGTTTATGGACTCAAACCGATTTAGGAATCATCGGATTTGATTTTGCTCTCGGAGAAGGAGATAGCTTCTCACAGGGTAAAGTTCACATTCGGTTGATTAATGTTTTTTAG
- a CDS encoding BamA/TamA family outer membrane protein — MHNSVHFKVVLLFLITLIKMASCLQPTYAQFKVEPKPNPFAIDKKKTKYYSPLRYNRVEGLFPALGLKIKNNVDSPLTFFGDFGYGLKSKEVGFNLGLEFKSPSWQIFKIGGKYFEDTFTQDDWIISRLENTLAALFIRGDFRDFYKVKGFSIWTSKDFQEDVHFRLSFWSGEYEEMVKNTKWSLFGGDKKFRNNPAITAGTENKLRFEWIIDKLDNPMFPMEGWYLEGAFEKGGDFLGGDFDQSGIFVSGKVLKPTILNQRLVLSGRYGYRADSRAPQHLMDLGGISTLRGYNYKEFQNGNVLTLGAIQYYFNGDILQKLPFQFIPLYSSLGLVLFMEVGALWNSNGNSFLSSNVSDSPDWKSDAGFSLNVIGDFFRVDFAKRLDRSKDTWAITVRLLPKI; from the coding sequence ATGCACAATTCAGTTCATTTTAAGGTCGTATTGCTCTTTTTAATTACTTTAATCAAAATGGCTAGCTGCCTGCAACCCACTTATGCCCAATTTAAAGTGGAACCCAAACCTAATCCTTTCGCAATTGATAAGAAGAAAACCAAATATTATTCGCCTTTACGCTATAATAGGGTAGAGGGATTATTCCCCGCGCTTGGATTAAAAATAAAAAACAATGTCGACAGTCCTTTAACTTTTTTTGGAGATTTCGGATATGGTTTAAAGAGTAAGGAAGTTGGCTTTAACCTGGGGTTAGAATTTAAATCACCTTCATGGCAAATATTTAAGATTGGCGGGAAATATTTTGAAGACACATTTACCCAAGACGATTGGATTATTTCCAGGCTTGAGAACACTCTGGCTGCACTTTTTATACGAGGAGATTTTAGAGATTTTTACAAGGTAAAAGGATTTTCAATCTGGACGTCAAAAGATTTTCAAGAAGATGTACATTTCAGGCTGTCGTTTTGGTCTGGTGAGTATGAGGAAATGGTAAAGAATACAAAATGGAGTCTTTTTGGTGGTGATAAAAAATTTCGCAATAATCCGGCAATCACGGCAGGAACTGAAAATAAGCTCAGGTTTGAATGGATAATCGACAAATTGGATAATCCTATGTTTCCAATGGAGGGCTGGTATTTGGAAGGAGCGTTTGAAAAAGGTGGTGATTTTTTGGGCGGTGATTTTGATCAGAGTGGAATATTTGTTTCAGGCAAAGTATTGAAACCGACGATACTAAACCAAAGACTTGTTTTGAGTGGAAGATATGGATATCGTGCTGATTCTAGGGCGCCGCAACACTTAATGGATTTAGGCGGAATTAGTACATTACGAGGGTACAACTACAAAGAATTTCAGAATGGCAATGTATTGACTTTGGGCGCTATCCAATATTATTTCAATGGAGATATTTTACAAAAACTGCCTTTCCAGTTTATCCCCCTTTACAGCAGCCTTGGATTGGTACTATTTATGGAAGTTGGGGCGTTGTGGAACTCCAATGGAAATAGTTTCCTGAGCTCAAATGTTTCCGACAGCCCGGATTGGAAATCGGATGCAGGTTTTTCACTGAATGTAATCGGTGATTTTTTTCGAGTTGATTTTGCCAAAAGATTGGATCGTAGCAAAGACACCTGGGCGATAACCGTTAGATTACTTCCCAAAATTTAA
- a CDS encoding BamA/TamA family outer membrane protein: MQNYQPSTPLRLLGLSYGERSRTMNSLLSDSHYFFRNSTKRILPVLCGLLFQCYVCHAQESVPDSVQIGKINVIGNNKTKDHIVTRELEFRTDDWVSTDDLNQARLRIVNLNLFNNVEFYFDQNGDLYDLNIIVYERWYIIPIPIFFRNDRDWDRLSYGLGVSHANFRGRNERLWLSGWLGYNPSFSLSYYNPWITTKRRIYSQLSAFSQRIKTKSFLFVGEDEKHHGISFVLGRRYGLHWYVNTLFGFNLIRTTNREMLWRPTHQNDKVGSWQISIRHDTRDLWEYPKNGAHRRFSFTHHRLLNGGLSYNLLFLDLRQYKSIKGVVLAGRFSTTVTQNRLPSYRQLYFGYSRRIRGYFNEIIEGERSMIASAELRIPLIRERFIPLSPDAWYYSFIQFMKFGVYLTLFHDTGAIWDQKEKLGHQHFLSGSGIGLNILLPYSSVLRIERAYNEDGIGETIFDAQIAFD, translated from the coding sequence ATGCAAAATTATCAGCCTTCGACTCCGCTCAGGCTGCTGGGATTGAGCTATGGTGAGCGGAGTCGAACCATGAATTCACTTTTGTCTGACTCACATTATTTTTTCAGGAATAGTACTAAAAGAATTCTGCCAGTATTGTGTGGATTGCTTTTTCAATGCTATGTTTGCCATGCCCAGGAGAGTGTCCCGGATTCTGTCCAAATTGGAAAAATTAATGTTATCGGGAACAATAAAACCAAAGATCATATTGTCACCAGAGAATTGGAATTTAGAACGGATGATTGGGTTTCAACGGATGACCTTAACCAAGCGCGTTTGAGAATCGTTAATCTCAATCTATTTAATAATGTTGAGTTTTATTTTGATCAAAATGGCGATTTGTATGATTTAAACATCATTGTATACGAACGATGGTACATTATTCCAATTCCCATATTTTTCCGAAATGATCGGGATTGGGACAGACTCTCGTATGGTTTAGGAGTATCCCATGCTAATTTTCGAGGGCGCAACGAACGGCTTTGGTTATCAGGATGGCTAGGTTATAATCCAAGTTTTAGCTTAAGTTATTATAATCCATGGATTACCACCAAACGACGTATATATTCTCAACTCAGCGCATTTTCCCAGAGAATAAAAACCAAATCTTTTCTATTTGTTGGAGAAGATGAAAAACATCATGGGATTTCGTTTGTTCTGGGTCGCCGCTATGGTTTGCATTGGTATGTGAATACATTATTTGGTTTCAATTTGATTCGAACAACGAATCGTGAAATGTTGTGGAGGCCAACACACCAAAACGATAAAGTTGGTTCCTGGCAAATTTCGATTCGACATGATACCAGGGATTTGTGGGAATATCCCAAAAATGGCGCTCATCGTAGATTCTCATTCACACATCATCGCCTGTTAAACGGAGGATTGAGTTACAATTTGTTATTTCTTGATTTACGCCAGTACAAAAGTATAAAAGGTGTTGTTCTCGCCGGCAGGTTTTCTACAACCGTTACACAAAACCGTTTGCCTTCCTACCGCCAACTTTATTTTGGTTATTCTAGACGGATAAGGGGCTATTTCAATGAAATTATTGAGGGTGAAAGGTCAATGATTGCCTCTGCTGAGTTGCGAATTCCTTTAATTCGAGAACGATTTATACCCCTTTCCCCGGATGCCTGGTATTATTCGTTTATTCAATTCATGAAATTCGGAGTTTATTTGACATTGTTTCACGACACAGGGGCTATTTGGGACCAAAAGGAAAAACTGGGGCATCAGCACTTTCTAAGCGGTTCAGGGATAGGGCTGAATATTCTTTTGCCATATTCGTCGGTGCTTAGGATCGAACGCGCTTACAATGAAGACGGTATAGGGGAAACCATATTTGATGCACAAATTGCCTTTGATTGA
- a CDS encoding 16S rRNA (uracil(1498)-N(3))-methyltransferase, protein MAHLESFIVSPNQVNNNQLLISGKEYHHLSKVKRKRKGDRISVTDGAGNFYFVKIQKIHSNEAVCEILKTVRKVGEPVISIHVIQGLLKCQRMDWLIEKGTELGVSHFYPVMTEFCEAQTSDVKLKRWQRISRSAVKQCGRSVFPEIHPMQKLENLWEELPKPVWFAHPKEEIKLSNAIDIKKKIKSSNAISLLIGPEGGFSEHELNTFKDRGFIQVSLGNRRLRAETAAISMVLLALQEFGEI, encoded by the coding sequence ATGGCGCATTTAGAGAGTTTTATTGTATCCCCCAACCAGGTGAATAACAATCAATTGCTCATCTCCGGCAAGGAATACCATCATCTTTCTAAAGTCAAGCGAAAACGAAAAGGGGATCGTATTTCAGTTACGGATGGCGCCGGCAATTTTTATTTTGTGAAAATTCAAAAAATTCATTCCAACGAAGCTGTTTGTGAAATCCTAAAAACAGTTCGGAAAGTGGGTGAGCCGGTAATTTCAATCCATGTTATCCAGGGATTGTTGAAATGCCAGCGCATGGATTGGCTGATAGAAAAAGGAACTGAATTGGGTGTATCCCACTTTTACCCTGTGATGACTGAATTTTGTGAAGCCCAGACATCAGATGTAAAATTGAAACGCTGGCAGCGTATTTCCCGGTCTGCTGTAAAGCAATGCGGCCGCTCTGTCTTTCCGGAAATTCACCCAATGCAAAAACTCGAAAATCTATGGGAAGAACTACCTAAGCCTGTTTGGTTTGCCCATCCAAAGGAAGAAATAAAATTGTCAAATGCAATCGATATTAAGAAAAAAATAAAAAGTTCGAATGCGATTTCTCTACTAATCGGGCCTGAAGGCGGATTTAGTGAGCATGAATTAAATACATTTAAAGATAGAGGATTTATCCAGGTTTCACTTGGAAACCGTCGTTTGCGTGCGGAAACTGCTGCAATATCTATGGTTTTATTGGCTTTGCAGGAGTTTGGGGAAATTTAG
- a CDS encoding type II toxin-antitoxin system VapC family toxin has protein sequence MKPKIYLETTVVSYYTAHMSRDLIIAGHQQITREWWGFQLNKFDPYISGIVHNEISRGDENAAQKRVMVVKDFNYLEMNSEVLKLAQVYFDTLDLQDKSRLDSLHLALAVQHGMDYLISWNFVHIVGARPRKIIDEINYQKGIKNPIFCTPEELMEEV, from the coding sequence ATGAAACCGAAAATTTATCTTGAAACGACAGTAGTCAGTTACTATACAGCTCATATGAGCAGAGATTTAATTATTGCTGGTCATCAGCAAATTACAAGGGAATGGTGGGGCTTTCAATTAAATAAATTTGATCCTTATATTTCAGGAATTGTCCATAATGAGATTTCGAGAGGAGATGAAAATGCAGCTCAAAAGAGAGTTATGGTTGTAAAGGATTTTAATTATTTAGAAATGAATTCGGAAGTTTTAAAATTAGCCCAGGTATATTTTGATACTCTTGATTTACAAGATAAATCTCGATTAGATTCCTTACATTTAGCTCTAGCTGTTCAACATGGAATGGATTATTTAATAAGTTGGAATTTTGTACATATAGTTGGTGCTCGTCCTAGAAAAATAATAGACGAAATTAATTATCAAAAGGGTATAAAAAATCCGATTTTTTGTACCCCGGAAGAATTAATGGAAGAGGTCTAA